From Falco cherrug isolate bFalChe1 chromosome 4, bFalChe1.pri, whole genome shotgun sequence, one genomic window encodes:
- the CDCA7L gene encoding cell division cycle-associated 7-like protein isoform X3 has protein sequence MARRGRRRRRAAGAAAAPAAAAAGSRGEKQIPKDVTDIFNAPSDTEDFLGFQDDASRQRWLSSKDGYASIDSVDSGKKGRRYQSRYLTEELQRIFTEDTDSETEAFEGFNSSEVDVNKKGVPAMESDLSDEERANLLGSEEEEEEGMKKKVSPKRRSFGLRVALQFPTRKSSEKKVPEQVFSNLPLKDSESLVPLSEEISCKRWDKLEGSASESEEDVKETQEESSSALLKRAMNIKENKAMLAQLLAELNSIPDLFPVKTPTLAPSKQKRIPRRTFSEGQIARRMNPTRNARPPENFALEKFTVPAVKFAEQLRSCRQQNILKKRLSVQGDCGARKRRRSSKYSSYRSVEDITEEDLDNIAITVKDKIYDKVLGSTCHQCRQKTTDTKTICRKQGCGGVRGQFCGPCLRNRYGEDVKSALLDPAWICPPCRGVCNCSYCRRRDGRCATGMLIHLAKFYGYNNVKEYLESLQKQLADDN, from the exons atggcgcggcgcggccggcggcggcggcgggcggcgggagcggcagcggccccggcggcggcggcagcggggagCCGCGGCGAG AAACAGATACCCAAGGACGtgactgacatttttaatgCCCCCAGTGACACTGAAGATTTTCTGGGATTCCAAGATGATGCTTCCAGACAGAGGTGGCTGTCGTCAAAGGACGGCTATGCTAGTATTGATTCCGTGGACTCAGGAAAAAAG GGGCGTCGATACCAGTCCAGGTACCTcactgaagagctgcagaggatTTTCACTGAAGACACTGACTCTGAAACAGAAGCGTTTGAAGGCTTCAATTCAAGTGAGGTGGATGTGAACAAGAAAGGAGTTCCG GCAATGGAGTCAGACTTGAGTGATGAAGAACGCGCTAATTTATTGGGtagtgaggaagaagaggaggaagggatgaAGAAGAAGGTTTCCCCCAAGAGAAGAAGCTTTGGCCTTCGTGTTGCCTTGCAGTTTCCCACCAGAAAGTCATCTGAGAAAAAAGTGCCTGAACAGGTTTTTTCTAACTTACCCCTAAAGGACAGTGAATCCCTTGTAcctctttcagaagaaataagttGCAAGCGGTGGGACAAACTAGAGGGCTCTGCTTCAGAATCTGAAGAAGACGTTAAAGAAACACAGGAGGAAAGTTCCAGTGCTCTCCTTAAGAGAGCCatgaatattaaagaaaataaagccatG cttgcccagctgctggcagaacTGAATTCCATACCCGACCTGTTCCCAGTGAAAACACCCACCTTGGCTCCTTCG aaacagaagagaatCCCAAGGAGGACATTTTCTGAAGGCCAGATAGCACGTCGCATGAACCCAACCAGAAATGCTCGTCCACCAGAAAATTTTGCCTTGGAAAAATTTACTGTGCCGGCTGTCAAATTTGCAGAACAACTCCGTAGCTGTAGACAGCAAAACATCTTGAAGAAGAGACTCAGTGTG CAGGGGGATTGTGGAGCACGCAAAAGAAGGAGATCATCGAAGTATTCATCTTACCGTTCAGTAGAGGATATTACTGAGGAGGACCTGGACAACATTGCAATCACTGTTAAAGACAAAATCTATGACAAAGTTCTG GGCAGTACTTGCCACCAGTGTCGACAAAAGACAACTGATACAAAGACAATCTGTCGCAAGCAGGGCTGTGGAGGAGTAAGGGGGCAGTTTTGTGGACCATGTCTTCGAAATCGATATGGGGAAGATGTTAAATCAGCACTGCTTGATCCA GCCTGGATCTGTCCTCCTTGTCGTGGGGTGTGCAACTGCAGCTACTGCCGCCGGCGGGATGGGCGCTGTGCCACGGGCATGCTTATCCACCTGGCCAAGTTCTACGGCTACAACAACGTCAAGGAGTACCTGGAAAG TTTACAAAAACAACTGGCGGACGACAATTGA
- the CDCA7L gene encoding cell division cycle-associated 7-like protein isoform X1, whose protein sequence is MARRGRRRRRAAGAAAAPAAAAAGSRGEKQIPKDVTDIFNAPSDTEDFLGFQDDASRQRWLSSKDGYASIDSVDSGKKGRRYQSRYLTEELQRIFTEDTDSETEAFEGFNSSEVDVNKKGVPVKAMESDLSDEERANLLGSEEEEEEGMKKKVSPKRRSFGLRVALQFPTRKSSEKKVPEQVFSNLPLKDSESLVPLSEEISCKRWDKLEGSASESEEDVKETQEESSSALLKRAMNIKENKAMLAQLLAELNSIPDLFPVKTPTLAPSKQKRIPRRTFSEGQIARRMNPTRNARPPENFALEKFTVPAVKFAEQLRSCRQQNILKKRLSVQGDCGARKRRRSSKYSSYRSVEDITEEDLDNIAITVKDKIYDKVLGSTCHQCRQKTTDTKTICRKQGCGGVRGQFCGPCLRNRYGEDVKSALLDPAWICPPCRGVCNCSYCRRRDGRCATGMLIHLAKFYGYNNVKEYLESLQKQLADDN, encoded by the exons atggcgcggcgcggccggcggcggcggcgggcggcgggagcggcagcggccccggcggcggcggcagcggggagCCGCGGCGAG AAACAGATACCCAAGGACGtgactgacatttttaatgCCCCCAGTGACACTGAAGATTTTCTGGGATTCCAAGATGATGCTTCCAGACAGAGGTGGCTGTCGTCAAAGGACGGCTATGCTAGTATTGATTCCGTGGACTCAGGAAAAAAG GGGCGTCGATACCAGTCCAGGTACCTcactgaagagctgcagaggatTTTCACTGAAGACACTGACTCTGAAACAGAAGCGTTTGAAGGCTTCAATTCAAGTGAGGTGGATGTGAACAAGAAAGGAGTTCCGGTAAAG GCAATGGAGTCAGACTTGAGTGATGAAGAACGCGCTAATTTATTGGGtagtgaggaagaagaggaggaagggatgaAGAAGAAGGTTTCCCCCAAGAGAAGAAGCTTTGGCCTTCGTGTTGCCTTGCAGTTTCCCACCAGAAAGTCATCTGAGAAAAAAGTGCCTGAACAGGTTTTTTCTAACTTACCCCTAAAGGACAGTGAATCCCTTGTAcctctttcagaagaaataagttGCAAGCGGTGGGACAAACTAGAGGGCTCTGCTTCAGAATCTGAAGAAGACGTTAAAGAAACACAGGAGGAAAGTTCCAGTGCTCTCCTTAAGAGAGCCatgaatattaaagaaaataaagccatG cttgcccagctgctggcagaacTGAATTCCATACCCGACCTGTTCCCAGTGAAAACACCCACCTTGGCTCCTTCG aaacagaagagaatCCCAAGGAGGACATTTTCTGAAGGCCAGATAGCACGTCGCATGAACCCAACCAGAAATGCTCGTCCACCAGAAAATTTTGCCTTGGAAAAATTTACTGTGCCGGCTGTCAAATTTGCAGAACAACTCCGTAGCTGTAGACAGCAAAACATCTTGAAGAAGAGACTCAGTGTG CAGGGGGATTGTGGAGCACGCAAAAGAAGGAGATCATCGAAGTATTCATCTTACCGTTCAGTAGAGGATATTACTGAGGAGGACCTGGACAACATTGCAATCACTGTTAAAGACAAAATCTATGACAAAGTTCTG GGCAGTACTTGCCACCAGTGTCGACAAAAGACAACTGATACAAAGACAATCTGTCGCAAGCAGGGCTGTGGAGGAGTAAGGGGGCAGTTTTGTGGACCATGTCTTCGAAATCGATATGGGGAAGATGTTAAATCAGCACTGCTTGATCCA GCCTGGATCTGTCCTCCTTGTCGTGGGGTGTGCAACTGCAGCTACTGCCGCCGGCGGGATGGGCGCTGTGCCACGGGCATGCTTATCCACCTGGCCAAGTTCTACGGCTACAACAACGTCAAGGAGTACCTGGAAAG TTTACAAAAACAACTGGCGGACGACAATTGA
- the CDCA7L gene encoding cell division cycle-associated 7-like protein isoform X2, translated as MARRGRRRRRAAGAAAAPAAAAAGSRGEKQIPKDVTDIFNAPSDTEDFLGFQDDASRQRWLSSKDGYASIDSVDSGKKGRRYQSRYLTEELQRIFTEDTDSETEAFEGFNSSEVDVNKKGVPVKAMESDLSDEERANLLGSEEEEEEGMKKKVSPKRRSFGLRVALQFPTRKSSEKKVPEQVFSNLPLKDSESLVPLSEEISCKRWDKLEGSASESEEDVKETQEESSSALLKRAMNIKENKAMLAQLLAELNSIPDLFPVKTPTLAPSKQKRIPRRTFSEGQIARRMNPTRNARPPENFALEKFTVPAVKFAEQLRSCRQQNILKKRLSVGDCGARKRRRSSKYSSYRSVEDITEEDLDNIAITVKDKIYDKVLGSTCHQCRQKTTDTKTICRKQGCGGVRGQFCGPCLRNRYGEDVKSALLDPAWICPPCRGVCNCSYCRRRDGRCATGMLIHLAKFYGYNNVKEYLESLQKQLADDN; from the exons atggcgcggcgcggccggcggcggcggcgggcggcgggagcggcagcggccccggcggcggcggcagcggggagCCGCGGCGAG AAACAGATACCCAAGGACGtgactgacatttttaatgCCCCCAGTGACACTGAAGATTTTCTGGGATTCCAAGATGATGCTTCCAGACAGAGGTGGCTGTCGTCAAAGGACGGCTATGCTAGTATTGATTCCGTGGACTCAGGAAAAAAG GGGCGTCGATACCAGTCCAGGTACCTcactgaagagctgcagaggatTTTCACTGAAGACACTGACTCTGAAACAGAAGCGTTTGAAGGCTTCAATTCAAGTGAGGTGGATGTGAACAAGAAAGGAGTTCCGGTAAAG GCAATGGAGTCAGACTTGAGTGATGAAGAACGCGCTAATTTATTGGGtagtgaggaagaagaggaggaagggatgaAGAAGAAGGTTTCCCCCAAGAGAAGAAGCTTTGGCCTTCGTGTTGCCTTGCAGTTTCCCACCAGAAAGTCATCTGAGAAAAAAGTGCCTGAACAGGTTTTTTCTAACTTACCCCTAAAGGACAGTGAATCCCTTGTAcctctttcagaagaaataagttGCAAGCGGTGGGACAAACTAGAGGGCTCTGCTTCAGAATCTGAAGAAGACGTTAAAGAAACACAGGAGGAAAGTTCCAGTGCTCTCCTTAAGAGAGCCatgaatattaaagaaaataaagccatG cttgcccagctgctggcagaacTGAATTCCATACCCGACCTGTTCCCAGTGAAAACACCCACCTTGGCTCCTTCG aaacagaagagaatCCCAAGGAGGACATTTTCTGAAGGCCAGATAGCACGTCGCATGAACCCAACCAGAAATGCTCGTCCACCAGAAAATTTTGCCTTGGAAAAATTTACTGTGCCGGCTGTCAAATTTGCAGAACAACTCCGTAGCTGTAGACAGCAAAACATCTTGAAGAAGAGACTCAGTGTG GGGGATTGTGGAGCACGCAAAAGAAGGAGATCATCGAAGTATTCATCTTACCGTTCAGTAGAGGATATTACTGAGGAGGACCTGGACAACATTGCAATCACTGTTAAAGACAAAATCTATGACAAAGTTCTG GGCAGTACTTGCCACCAGTGTCGACAAAAGACAACTGATACAAAGACAATCTGTCGCAAGCAGGGCTGTGGAGGAGTAAGGGGGCAGTTTTGTGGACCATGTCTTCGAAATCGATATGGGGAAGATGTTAAATCAGCACTGCTTGATCCA GCCTGGATCTGTCCTCCTTGTCGTGGGGTGTGCAACTGCAGCTACTGCCGCCGGCGGGATGGGCGCTGTGCCACGGGCATGCTTATCCACCTGGCCAAGTTCTACGGCTACAACAACGTCAAGGAGTACCTGGAAAG TTTACAAAAACAACTGGCGGACGACAATTGA